Below is a window of Oceaniferula flava DNA.
ACAACGATGGCGAACCGATCCCAGCCAAGGATTACATGGTGGGTATTTACGTGCGTGTTTCGGACAACGTCGTGGCGCCTTACGAGAAGCAGTATTATCGCGAACAATATGCTCAGGTGACCTCATACGGGGATAAATATCTGGCAGTGAGCCTGCCGGAGTCGAAGCCGCTGATGCCGTATTTCGCCGCACTACGACCTGCGCCATCGCACTTTTACAAAGATTACGCCGCGGATTATGTGGACTTCTACCAGTGGAAAGTGCAGCCGCACGCCGGTCCTTACTACGTGCGCGATGAGGACATCGTCAAAGGCGTCTCTATCACCCTGACTCGCGATAAAGACTGGTGGGCTAAGGATAAGAAATACTATCGTTACCGTTTCAACCCGGACAAATTGGTCTACACCACCATCCGCGATATTTCCAAAGCCTACGAACTGTTCCGCGCCGGGCAGCTGGATATTTTCGGTCTGACACAGCCGGATTATTGGTATGAAAAATCGGAGATCGATCCGGTGTTTGATGGCTACATCGAGCGCTACAAGTTCTACACCCAGTATCCACGGGTGCCCCGAGGCGCCTACCTGAACCTCGACCGCCCGATCCTGAAAAACCGCGATACCCGCATCGGCATCTGCCATGCCTTGAACTGGCAGAAAGTCATCGATATCGTTTTCCGCGGCGATTACTCGCGCCTGCAGCAATACAGTGAGGGCTACGGCGATTTGACCAACCCGAACGTCAAAGCTCGCGAGTTCTCCGTGACCAAGGCGCGTGAATACTTTGCCAAGGCTGGCTACACCGAAGAGGGCCCGGACGGGATTCTGCGGAAACCCAGCGGGGAGCGACTCGCCGTCACTCTCAGCTACGCCAAGGTTTCCTACTATCCCAATGTCGTGGCCATTCTCAAAGAGGAAGCCAAGAAAGCCGGCATGGACCTGCGTGCTGACGATCAGGAAGGCACCGTGTTTTACAAAACGGTGATGCAGAAGGAGCACGATATGGTGATCTGGGGCTGGGGGGCCACACCGCCGTTCCCCCGCTACTACGAAGGTTTCCACTCGAAGAATGCCTACGACTCGCTGGGCAATGCCAAACCGCAGACGAACAACATCACCAGCTACGCCGATGAGGAAATGGACAAGCTCACCCTGAACACCCGCTATGCACGCACGGTGGAGGAGGTGAAAAGCAATTCCTGGAGAATCCAAGAGAAAATTCACGACGA
It encodes the following:
- a CDS encoding ABC transporter substrate-binding protein, with the translated sequence MAAAFSLSGCGDEEDVLERKLGFDEFVPKYNSYIKNWLAKEHSRVTKSLAEVEAQMAGAEGKAKTDLLDQKQELDRELGRIEFRQSLGDYFDFKEESELPDGLQWEDGMDQPEIGDPRAIKGGAFRYFISMFPATVRPFGKEANNSFRSYIYDDIEVATVGLHPKTMKVIPGTARRWALSEDGRTVYYELDPDARYNDGEPIPAKDYMVGIYVRVSDNVVAPYEKQYYREQYAQVTSYGDKYLAVSLPESKPLMPYFAALRPAPSHFYKDYAADYVDFYQWKVQPHAGPYYVRDEDIVKGVSITLTRDKDWWAKDKKYYRYRFNPDKLVYTTIRDISKAYELFRAGQLDIFGLTQPDYWYEKSEIDPVFDGYIERYKFYTQYPRVPRGAYLNLDRPILKNRDTRIGICHALNWQKVIDIVFRGDYSRLQQYSEGYGDLTNPNVKAREFSVTKAREYFAKAGYTEEGPDGILRKPSGERLAVTLSYAKVSYYPNVVAILKEEAKKAGMDLRADDQEGTVFYKTVMQKEHDMVIWGWGATPPFPRYYEGFHSKNAYDSLGNAKPQTNNITSYADEEMDKLTLNTRYARTVEEVKSNSWRIQEKIHDEALFSPGWVTSFVRLGSWRWVRWPDTEETPFNVPIIYLPNESYVFWIDSEMKRETEAAMRSNRTFPEVQKIIDVYQNGIPKSEPNDQDASNE